Proteins encoded by one window of Gouania willdenowi chromosome 4, fGouWil2.1, whole genome shotgun sequence:
- the misp gene encoding mitotic interactor and substrate of PLK1, with protein MDGGHRRWVLKPLSPVLQPSDLRIISSGPAPLTSGHLRLPQEDEDSAVVEAIQVSVSQDGSSSEEWVPSSPSSDGSLSGFYSFVEDPDSPEAGLNQAWMVSAQRRAQLATLKEGQGFTLQTYSGSRRPESLFPEGDQDCRYRSEELEPMEGRDEEIRQEIIHSQAPRRSPEGLSELEWKNQVIGSPENIDKEQINFTVARQQFLKMEEEQLRNVLGPSRLSRNHLRFSSEPDVFTSRTEVTNQTLKDVFNSTHSSQSNISPVSEELQDLSVNRTSISSCDTPIEQEIRRALQREESLRFSRGLKLGDGPSEMIQIRRKPFSSPLTPIRPRDKSRVSFMFQRDFQNQRAGPQENHEQVHERKDSYLVDKPSTAEKLQPEHGGLSHHRHFKDYELNSMPSGEQLSSSLSEGSGSWHSNMESSGLMFRKSPATDYIQKEIQDVLKREKELSNLCRSENKIYSFNAGEQRTRRTTSSLTDLTPPPLTNQLSERHRVESRYAGIHPVDDINNKVVESTRVVRHKNQRALRWEAGVFANQENQEENQ; from the exons ATGGACGGGGGTCACAGGCGTTGGGTTCTCAAGCCTTTGTCTCCAGTACTGCAGCCATCTGACCTTCGGATCATCAGctctggccccgcccccttGACCTCGGGTCACCTGAGGTTGCCCCAGGAAGACGAGGACAGTGCGGTAGTGGAGGCGATTCAGGTCTCTGTGTCTCAGGACGGGAGCAGCAGTGAGGAGTGGGTTCCCAGCAGCCCCAGCAGTGATGGTTCTCTGAGCGGGTTCTACTCCTTCGTGGAGGACCCGGACAGTCCCGAGGCGGGTCTAAACCAGGCCTGGATGGTCTCAGCACAGCGCCGTGCTCAGCTAGCCACACTGAAGGAGGGGCAGGGGTTCACACTGCAGACCTACAGTGGCAGCAGGAGACCAGAGAGTCTGTTCCCTGAAGGAGACCAAGACTGTCGCTACAGATCAGAAGAACTGGAACCAATGGAGGGGCGAGATGAGGAGATCCGTCAGGAGATCATCCACAGTCAGGCACCGAGGAGGAGTCCGGAGGGCCTGAGCGAGCTGGAGTGGAAGAACCAGGTCATTGGTTCCCCCGAGAACATCGACAAGGAGCAGATCAACTTCACCGTCGCCCGACAGCAGTTCCTGAAGATGGAAGAGGAGCAGCTGAGGAATGTTCTGGGGCCTTCCAGACTCTCCAGGAATCATCTGCGTTTTTCCTCAGAACCTGATGTTTTTACGTCCAGGACAGAGGTCACAAACCAGACCCTGAAGGATGTCTTTAACTCCACACACAGTTCTCAGAGTAACATCAGCCCCGTATCAGAGGAACTGCAGGATCTGTCAGTGAACCGGACCAGCATCTCCTCATGTGATACTCCAATTGAACAAGAGATCCGACGAGCTCTTCAGCGGGAAGAAAGTTTGAGGTTCTCTCGAGGTTTGAAGCTCGGTGACGGACCGTCAGAGATGATCCAAATCAGAAGAAAACCGTTCTCCTCTCCGCTGACGCCCATTCGTCCCCGAGACAAGAGCCGGGTCAGTTTCATGTTCCAAAGGGACTTCCAGAACCAAAGGGCAGGACCTCAGGAGAACCATGAACAGGTGCATGAGAGGAAGGATTCCTACCTTGTGGACAAACCCAGCACTGCAGAGAAGCTTCAGCCTGAACATGGAGGACTCTCTCACCACCGTCATTTTAAAGATTACGAGTTGAACTCTATGCCCTCAGGGGAACAACTGAGTTCTTCTCTCTCAGAAGGTTCTGGTTCCTGGCACTCAAACATGGAGTCAAGCGGCCTCATGTTTAGAAAGAGCCCAGCTACAGACTATATCCAGAAGGAGATCCAGGATGTTCTGAAACGAGAGAAAGAGCTGAGTAACCTCTGCAGGTCTGAGAATAAAATCTACTCCTTCAATGCAGGGGAACAAAGAACCAGAAGAACCACTAGTAGTCTAACAG ACCTGACTCCGCCTCCTTTGACCAATCAGCTCTCAGAGCGTCACAGAGTGGAGAGCAGA tacGCTGGAATCCATCCAGTAGATGACATTAACAATAAG GTTGTTGAATCAACTCGTGTTGTCCGACATAAAAACCAGCGAGCTCTGCGTTGGGAGGCTGGAGTGTTTGCCAACCAGGAGAACCAGGAGGAGAACCAGTAG
- the plppr3b gene encoding phospholipid phosphatase-related protein type 3, with translation MMRTSSETMKERPKDSLSLLPCFYFVELPVAASSLLSLYVLQRGAALRPAPAGFHCLDPLLSKPYVDGGDELVPLLMLLSLAFAAPAASIMLVEGIISFLQTTSNSQRKFNCNVFLRRTVHFVGVHVFGLCLTALITDIIQLVTGSHSPFFLTVCRPNYTLAGGACDTNAYITKDICSGHDQHAIMAARKSFPSQHATLSAFAAVYVSMYFNATLSDVSKLLKPLLVFLFSISAALIGLTQITQHRSHPIDVYAGFFIGAFIAVYLALHAVANFEWSEDAAVADPLPPLKDDPLRALTERGHDSIYHKGPASASESQDELPAVVQTEEPTSARGSMGKDTMLTFSNSLPRTSILVSEDPDKGGPPAEPQLKALDPLVSEWRLRSLQLREKQEGTRNPTTPPGGGGAIPILPPGGGRAVPTLRPPQVEDAGPPPISPKSAVTRAKWLAIREKSSANQPRLLQVVALSKQQGLKKREWAEPNTTHTHASVRPNLNNTFFFSGRLSPCSSEDTPISFSPQLQAPPTSPSPLADPSLHAQCQETVTKRRTGSIRDGDFQNKSLF, from the exons ATGATGAGGACATCATCAGAGACGATGAAGGAAAGACCTAAAGACAGTTTGAGTCTGCTGCCATGTTTTTACTTTGTGGAG CTGCCGGTGGCCgcctcctccctgctctctctctacGTGCTGCAGCGTGGCGCCGCCCTCCGTCCGGCCCCCGCTGGTTTTCATTGCTTGGACCCTCTCCTCAGTAAACCATACGTAGATGGAGGAGATGAGCTGGTTCCTCTGCTGATGCTTCTCAGCCTGGCCTTCGCCGCACCCGCCGCCTCC ATCATGCTGGTTGAAGGAATCATTTCCTTCCTTCAGACGACTTCAAACAGCCAAAGAAAATTCAACTGTAACGTTTTCCTCAGACGGACGGTTCACTTTGTAG GTGTGCATGTCTTTGGTCTGTGTCTCACGGCTCTGATCACTGACATCATCCAGCTGGTCACAGGTAGCCACTCCCCTTTCTTCCTGACCGTCTGTCGACCCAATTATACGCTGGCAGGTGGAGCCTGTGACACAAACGCTTACATCACCAAAGACATTTGCTCTGGACACGACCAGCATGCCATCATGGCCGCCAG GAAGTCGTTTCCTTCCCAGCATGCAACTCTCTCTGCCTTTGCAGCTGTTTATGTCTCT ATGTATTTTAACGCCACACTCTCTGACGTCTCCAAGCTGCTCAAACCACTGCTGGTCTTCCTGTTCTCCATCTCAGCCGCTCTGATTGGTTTAACTCAGATCACTCAGCATCGCAGCCATCCAATCGATGTCTACGCTGGCTTTTTCATCGGAGCCTTCATCGCCGTATACTTG GCGCTTCATGCCGTGGCCAACTTTGAGTGGTCTGAGGACGCTGCTGTAGCTGACCCCCTTCCACCACTGAAGGACGACCCCCTGCGAGCGCTGACAGAGCGAGGGCACGACTCCATCTACCACAAAGGCCCCGCCTCCGCCTCAGAGAGTCAGGACGAGCTCCCGGCCGTCGTGCAGACGGAGGAGCCAACTTCTGCCCGTGGGTCCATGGGCAAGGACACTATGCTCACCTTCAGCAACTCCCTCCCCAGGACCAGCATCTTGGTTAGCGAGGACCCCGACAAGGGGGGGCCCCCAGCAGAGCCCCAGCTGAAGGCCCTGGACCCCCTGGTGTCAGAGTGGAGGCTACGATCCTTGCAGCTGAGAGAGAAGCAGGAAGGAACCCGGAATCCCACCACTCCTccaggagggggcggggccattCCCATCCTTCCTCCAGGAGGGGGCAGGGCCGTCCCCACCTTGAGGCCACCTCAGGTTGAGGATGCAGGGCCGCCACCGATTTCCCCGAAGAGCGCCGTGACTCGAGCCAAGTGGTTGGCCATCAGAGAGAagagctcagccaatcagccgCGCCTCCTGCAGGTGGTGGCTCTGTCTAAACAgcagggtttaaaaaaaagagagtgggcggagccaaacacaacacacacacacgcctcagTTCGTCCAAACCTCAACaacactttcttcttctctggccGACTCTCACCCTGCAGTTCTGAGGACACGCCTATTTCATTCTCCCCACAACTCCAGGCTCCGCCCACCTCACCCTCCCCACTGGCCGACCCTTCACTTCATGCTCAGTGCCAAGAGACTGTGACGAAGAGAAGAACAGGAAGTATTAGGGATGgagactttcaaaataaaagccttttttAG